Proteins found in one Fusarium oxysporum Fo47 chromosome V, complete sequence genomic segment:
- a CDS encoding uncharacterized protein (expressed protein), which produces MPLFVRTPCAGAELLLLLLWFVIRCCVVMSPCLLGNWPSRNRRKVIKPVSDLIFSILPTVSHQSSSNHWAYPLSREMRDRLMRIS; this is translated from the coding sequence ATGCCTCTTTTTGTTCGTACGCCGTGCGCCGGTGCGGAactgcttctgcttctgctttggtTCGTCATTCGATGCTGCGTCGTCATGTCGCCCTGCTTGTTGGGCAATTGGCCATCTAGAAATCGCAGAAAAGTAATAAAGCCCGTCTCTGATCTTATCTTCTCCATACTTCCCACGGTATCTCACCAATCATCTTCAAATCATTGGGCATATCCTCTGTCAAGAGAGATGAGGGATCGCCTCATGCGTATTTCTTGA
- a CDS encoding ras family-domain-containing protein has translation MAGRMVLYKLVVLGDGGVGKTALTIQLCLQHFVETYDPTIEDSYRKQVVIDSQPCMLEVLDTAGQEEYTALRDQWIRDGEGFVLVYSISSRSSFTRIKRFHHQIQRVKESCASSPSYPGSPISAANPQLPVPIMLVGNKSDRVTEREVSTQEGHALARELGCEFVEASAKNCINVEKAFYDVVRILRRQRQQASRPSERSSGRTRTGNGDARGGDRDERHRNRNKDRSKSKCVVL, from the exons atggctggccGAATGGTGCTATACAAGTTGGTGGTTCTGGGAGATGGTGGTGTGGGAAAGACAGCTCTTACCATTCAGCTATGTTTGCAGCACTTTGTTGAGACT TACGACCCCACGATCGAGGATTCATACCGAAAGCAGGTTGTCATCGATAGCCAACCTTGCATGCTCGAAGTACTCGATACCGCTGGGCAGGAGGAATATACGGCACTACGGGATCAATGGATCCGTGATGGCGAAGGCTTCGTTCTTGTTTACAGCATCTCATCACGATCCTCCTTCACTCGCATCAAACGATTTCACCATCAGATCCAACGAGTCAAAGAATCGTGCGCTTCGTCGCCATCTTATCCCGGGTCTCCTATCTCCGCTGCAAACCCGCAGTTGCCCGTGCCCATTATGCTTGTCGGTAACAAGAGCGACCGAGTCACTGAGAGAGAGGTCTCAACGCAAGAAGGTCATGCTCTCGCCCGTGAGCTCGGCTGTGAGTTTGTAGAAGCTTCGGCCAAAAATTGCATCAACGTTGAAAAGGCGTTTTACGACGTTGTTAGGATCCTACGTCGTCAACGACAACAAGCCTCACGCCCCTCGGAAAGATCGAGCGGTCGGACGCGAACAGGCAACGGAGATGCGAGGGGCGGCGATCGAGACGAAAGACACAGAAATAGGAACAAGGACCGAAGCAAGTCCAAGTGTGTGGTATTATGA
- a CDS encoding HAD-like domain-containing protein: MSPGAVSPLSKVKALTFDVFGTVVNWRSSVTDELTLRAYRKTSSGLNQDVKARVQKLTEEDWGRFAQEWRNSYGKFTRGFDPEKHTWKTIDQHHHDSLVELLKAWDLADLYSPTEIESLSLVWHRLTPWDDSSDGIHELGKTYKTSTLSNGNVSLLRDLNDFGNLGFQVLLSGEKFRAYKPNPAVYTGAARELGLEPHEVSMVAAHLNDLEAARACGLRTIYVERPQEEAWDKEDERYQKAKEWVDIWITEDDQGFLALAQRLEELALK; encoded by the coding sequence ATGTCACCAGGAGCAGTCTCGCCGCTTAGTAAAGTCAAAGCCCTCACTTTTGACGTCTTTGGGACCGTCGTCAACTGGCGTTCATCTGTAACCGATGAACTTACGCTTCGAGCTTATCGCAAGACTTCCTCCGGCCTGAACCAAGATGTCAAAGCTCGTGTTCAGAAGCTCACCGAAGAGGACTGGGGCCGCTTCGCGCAGGAGTGGAGGAACTCATACGGGAAGTTCACAAGAGGCTTTGACCCGGAAAAGCACACTTGGAAGACCATTGATCAGCATCACCACGACAGTCTagtcgagcttctcaaggcaTGGGATCTAGCTGACTTATACAGCCCGACTGAGATTGAATCCCTGAGTCTCGTCTGGCATCGCTTGACACCTTGGGATGACTCCTCAGACGGTATTCATGAGCTTGGGAAAACATACAAAACCAGCACCTTGTCCAATGGCAATGTCTCGCTACTCAGAGACCTGAACGATTTTGGAAACCTAGGCTTTCAGGTTCTCCTCTCAGGAGAGAAGTTCAGGGCTTATAAGCCAAACCCGGCCGTATACACTGGTGCTGCACGCGAGTTGGGACTCGAGCCTCATGAAGTTTCCATGGTTGCAGCGCACCTCAACGATCTAGAGGCCGCGAGAGCCTGTGGCCTGAGAACCATCTATGTCGAACGCCCCCAAGAGGAAGCCTGGGATAAGGAGGATGAAAGGTACCAAAAGGCCAAAGAATGGGTCGATATCTGGATCACGGAAGACGATCAAGGATTTCTGGCTTTGGCTCAGAGACTTGAGGAGTTGGCATTGAAATAG